The Neobacillus sp. OS1-2 genome includes a window with the following:
- a CDS encoding multidrug efflux MFS transporter, which yields MPIWKRNLMVCWFGMFMSSIGLSQIAPILPLYIDHLGIHHAAIIAQYSGFAFGATFIISAVFSPIWGSAADKYGRKPMLLRASLGMGIVIGWMGMAHNVYELIGLRLLLGVISGYGSACTALIATQTDKEHAGYALGTLSTASTAGSLLGPLIGGYLVESTGLQNVFFITGALLILSFIATALFVKELFIRQAKKVLPMKEIWRQIPEKGLTITLFVTFFALTLALYSIEPIITLYITQLTKSSGHVALLAGMTFSASGLASMIAAPSLGKLSDQLGTQKVILTALIVAGLIFIPQAFVTNPWQLMGLRFILGLATAGLIPSVNTLLKKITPDFMTGRVFGITMSSGYLGVFGGTTLGGQMAGHFGIRSVFFITSAVLLINAVWVYIKLYKKMNRKEIVSNQA from the coding sequence ATGCCAATCTGGAAAAGGAACTTAATGGTATGTTGGTTTGGGATGTTTATGTCGAGCATAGGCTTGAGTCAAATTGCTCCCATACTGCCACTTTATATCGATCACCTCGGTATTCATCATGCCGCTATAATTGCGCAATATTCGGGATTTGCTTTCGGGGCTACGTTTATCATTTCAGCTGTGTTCTCTCCTATCTGGGGAAGTGCAGCTGATAAATATGGGCGAAAACCGATGCTGCTCCGGGCAAGCCTCGGAATGGGTATTGTGATCGGATGGATGGGGATGGCCCACAATGTCTATGAGCTGATTGGATTACGATTATTGCTGGGAGTCATTTCCGGTTATGGCTCCGCATGTACAGCGTTAATCGCTACACAAACAGATAAAGAACATGCGGGATATGCACTTGGAACACTTTCAACTGCCAGTACGGCAGGTTCTTTGCTCGGCCCACTCATTGGCGGTTATTTGGTCGAGAGTACGGGGTTGCAAAATGTATTCTTCATAACAGGTGCTTTACTGATTTTATCCTTTATTGCTACTGCCTTATTTGTAAAAGAATTGTTTATTCGTCAAGCTAAAAAGGTTCTTCCCATGAAGGAGATATGGAGGCAGATTCCTGAAAAAGGTTTAACCATCACGTTGTTTGTGACTTTTTTTGCGCTAACACTAGCACTTTATTCCATTGAACCTATTATTACCCTCTATATTACACAATTAACGAAGAGTTCTGGCCATGTGGCTTTGTTAGCCGGAATGACTTTCTCAGCTTCTGGACTGGCAAGTATGATTGCCGCTCCAAGTCTTGGCAAACTGTCTGATCAGCTTGGAACACAAAAAGTAATCCTTACAGCTCTTATAGTGGCAGGGCTTATCTTTATACCGCAAGCCTTTGTAACGAACCCATGGCAATTAATGGGGTTAAGATTTATTCTAGGATTGGCCACAGCAGGCCTAATACCATCTGTTAATACGTTGCTTAAGAAAATTACACCAGATTTTATGACGGGCAGAGTGTTTGGGATTACCATGTCGTCAGGGTATTTAGGGGTCTTTGGCGGGACAACTTTAGGGGGACAGATGGCAGGGCATTTTGGTATCAGATCTGTCTTCTTTATTACCAGTGCTGTATTACTCATAAATGCGGTTTGGGTTTATATAAAGTTATATAAAAAAATGAATAGGAAAGAAATAGTATCGAACCAAGCTTAA